A genome region from Geminicoccus roseus DSM 18922 includes the following:
- a CDS encoding ABC transporter permease yields the protein MSRFGRDLFMGLVVLFMALPLLVVAGVSLNGGQQLRFPPRDPSLGWYAELFNEPAWLNAMSNSLIIAFSSAALAVLIAFPLAWFIWRWRVGYGKLLYGLGVAPFTLPPVITALGFLVFWVSVGLYGSIVATIVSHAIFFVTLPLVMISLGLNAIDRQLLEAATTMGADEATVFRTVTLPLVRPYLISGYAFAFVLSLNEYIVAYMVAGFTVETLPIKIFNSLRYGYTPVMAVVAVVFVLLATVIFGLIARFGDLPKLLGAWSRD from the coding sequence ATGAGCCGGTTCGGCCGCGACCTGTTCATGGGCCTGGTCGTGCTGTTCATGGCGCTGCCGCTGCTGGTGGTGGCCGGCGTGTCCCTCAACGGCGGCCAGCAGCTGCGCTTCCCGCCGCGCGACCCGTCGCTTGGCTGGTACGCTGAGCTGTTCAACGAGCCGGCCTGGCTGAACGCCATGAGCAACAGCCTGATCATTGCGTTCAGTTCCGCTGCCCTGGCGGTCCTGATCGCGTTCCCGCTGGCCTGGTTCATCTGGCGGTGGCGGGTCGGCTACGGCAAGCTGCTCTATGGGCTCGGGGTGGCGCCGTTCACCCTGCCGCCGGTGATCACTGCCCTGGGCTTCCTGGTGTTCTGGGTGAGCGTCGGCCTGTACGGCTCGATCGTCGCCACCATCGTCAGCCACGCGATCTTTTTCGTCACCCTGCCGCTGGTGATGATCAGCCTGGGCCTGAACGCCATCGACCGGCAGCTCCTGGAGGCGGCCACCACCATGGGCGCCGACGAGGCGACCGTGTTCCGGACCGTCACCCTGCCCCTGGTGCGGCCCTACCTGATCTCCGGCTACGCCTTCGCCTTCGTGCTCAGCCTGAACGAGTACATCGTGGCCTACATGGTGGCGGGCTTCACCGTGGAGACGCTGCCGATCAAGATCTTCAACAGCCTGCGCTACGGCTACACTCCCGTCATGGCGGTGGTGGCCGTGGTGTTCGTGCTGCTGGCGACCGTGATCTTCGGGCTGATCGCGCGCTTTGGCGACCTGCCCAAGCTGCTCGGCGCCTGGTCCAGGGACTGA
- a CDS encoding 5-guanidino-2-oxopentanoate decarboxylase, with protein MTTTGEVLVRLLEAHGIEIVFGIPGVHTVELYRGLPATGLRHVTPRHEQGAGFMADGYARATGRPAACFTVTGPGVTNILTAMGQAYGDSVPMLVVSSVNRTDQLGMGRGALHELAAQRDLAAQVSAFSHTILSPDQLPEVLARAFALFRSSRPRPVLIEIPTDVIRAEAGHLDLTVRPAPEPPGPGPAAIARAAELLRQAVRPLVVLGGGAVEAGEPARALIELLGATFTNTVNAKGVMPPGHPLHLGENLGFQPLRQALREADVVLAVGTEFGETEMYPDPQELAFDGRLIRIDIDPGQLARIRTADVPIVSDARTALDALLQAVRAPNLAGDGRERAMKVRTEVQALWWPAIAGQRRVLDAVDRALPGAVIAGDQTQPVYGGNQFYAPARPRSWFNASTGYGTLGYALPAAIGAKLAVPHRPVLALIGDGGFQFTLPELASAVEAQVPIVILLWNNRGYGEIKTYMNETGVPPIGVELVTPDFVAIARAYGCAADRATGLDHLDALLQASVGRSVPTLIEIDEAAPFLAAEG; from the coding sequence ATGACCACCACCGGCGAAGTCCTGGTCCGCCTGCTGGAGGCCCACGGCATCGAAATCGTGTTCGGCATCCCTGGCGTGCACACGGTCGAGCTTTATCGCGGTCTGCCCGCGACCGGGCTTCGCCACGTCACCCCGCGCCACGAGCAGGGCGCCGGGTTCATGGCCGACGGCTATGCCCGCGCCACCGGCCGTCCGGCCGCCTGCTTCACCGTGACCGGCCCGGGCGTCACCAACATCCTGACCGCCATGGGCCAGGCGTATGGCGACAGCGTGCCGATGCTGGTGGTCTCCAGCGTCAACCGCACCGACCAGCTGGGCATGGGGCGCGGCGCCCTGCACGAACTGGCCGCGCAGCGCGACCTCGCCGCCCAGGTCAGCGCGTTCAGCCACACGATCCTCTCGCCCGACCAGCTGCCCGAGGTGCTGGCCCGCGCCTTCGCCCTGTTCCGCAGCAGCCGGCCGCGCCCGGTCCTGATCGAGATCCCCACCGATGTGATCCGTGCCGAGGCCGGCCATCTCGACCTGACGGTGCGCCCGGCGCCGGAGCCGCCCGGCCCGGGGCCGGCCGCCATCGCCCGGGCAGCCGAGCTGCTGCGCCAAGCCGTGCGGCCGCTGGTGGTGCTGGGCGGCGGTGCGGTGGAGGCCGGCGAGCCGGCCCGGGCGCTGATCGAACTGCTGGGCGCCACCTTCACCAACACGGTCAACGCCAAGGGCGTGATGCCGCCGGGCCATCCTTTGCATCTGGGCGAGAATCTGGGCTTCCAGCCCCTGCGCCAGGCGCTGCGCGAGGCGGACGTGGTGCTGGCGGTGGGCACCGAGTTCGGCGAGACCGAGATGTATCCCGATCCGCAGGAACTGGCGTTCGACGGCCGGTTGATCCGGATCGACATCGATCCAGGACAGCTGGCGCGCATACGGACAGCCGACGTGCCGATCGTGAGCGATGCCCGAACGGCGCTGGACGCGCTTCTGCAGGCGGTCCGGGCGCCCAATCTGGCCGGGGACGGTCGGGAACGGGCGATGAAGGTCCGCACGGAGGTCCAGGCCCTGTGGTGGCCCGCCATTGCCGGCCAGCGGCGGGTCCTGGACGCGGTCGACCGGGCGCTGCCCGGGGCGGTGATCGCCGGCGACCAGACCCAGCCGGTCTATGGCGGCAACCAGTTCTACGCCCCTGCCCGGCCGCGCTCCTGGTTCAACGCCTCCACCGGCTACGGCACGCTCGGCTATGCGCTGCCGGCGGCGATCGGGGCGAAGCTGGCGGTCCCGCACCGCCCGGTGCTGGCGCTGATCGGCGATGGCGGCTTCCAGTTCACCCTGCCCGAGCTGGCCTCCGCGGTGGAAGCGCAGGTGCCGATCGTGATCCTGCTCTGGAACAACCGGGGCTATGGCGAGATCAAGACCTATATGAACGAGACAGGGGTGCCGCCGATCGGCGTCGAACTGGTGACGCCGGACTTCGTGGCGATCGCCCGGGCCTATGGCTGCGCGGCGGATCGGGCCACCGGCCTCGATCACCTGGACGCGCTGCTGCAGGCTTCGGTCGGGCGCAGCGTCCCGACGCTGATCGAGATCGACGAGGCGGCGCCGTTTCTGGCTGCTGAAGGATGA